One genomic region from Drosophila busckii strain San Diego stock center, stock number 13000-0081.31 chromosome 3R, ASM1175060v1, whole genome shotgun sequence encodes:
- the LOC108604818 gene encoding zinc finger protein weckle translates to MGAEITDSHWLNWCRLCGKGDLQGNVKVCSNEDENSWNSVLVMAIRKYFDVQMLLEDELSGVLCKECYTLISELIDFAEHVSKVQTFFEILRHSEPNKQHNVEVLRRQLELRDGDWTHIIKPDAESQTVKCTKEKIPNEEQQHVLKQELVDMDGTDNETVVHLPIEEVLVAGCEAADVLENDNKRTRGRRKLKRTNATSVFSKASTKKREFNQKEPIAESDTSSTYISQDVTESDSPDCELGSIKRTSLECDWCGKLYKNPASYEKHKERGCRRIEQRPRVDKNTYCDICNKTLSSAAALKLHKDGIHGDIKPFVCDHCGKQLKTKTALNEHKLVHTEDRPFTCKVCNAGFKNRARLKMHHQIHEEPNYTCNICGKKLQTRRTWNMHKLVHSEERKFKCNVCGAHFKRSKTLKTHLLSHTGLRPYVCTYCGQTFACNANCRAHKMKKHPLELAKEDGAGPATRVNVPTLDELRVMSQKIPKLIDDSLD, encoded by the exons ATGGGCGCAGAAATTACCGACAGTCACTGGCTTAATTGGTGCCGCCTGTGCGGCAAGGGCGACTTACAAGGAAATGTAAAGGTTTGCAGCAATGAGGACGAGAATTCATGGAATAGTGTGCTAGTCATGGCTATCAGGAAGTATTTTGATGTGCAG ATGCTGCTGGAGGATGAGCTCAGCGGCGTGCTGTGCAAGGAATGCTATACGCTTATAAGTGAACTAATCGATTTTGCCGAGCATGTAAGCAAAGTTCAAACGTTTTTTGAAATACTGCGTCATTCGGAACCCAATAAGCAGCACAACGTGGAAGTGTTGCGGCGTCAGCTTGAACTGCGAGATGGAGACTGGACTCACATAATAAAACCTGACGCTGAGAGTCAAACTGTCAAATGCACCAAAGAGAAAATCCCAAacgaagagcagcagcatgtaTTAAAGCAGGAGCTTGTAGACATGGATGGCACTGATAATGAGACAGTTGTTCATCTACCCATTGAGGAGGTTTTGGTGGCTGGCTGTGAGGCTGCAGACGTTCTAGAGAATGACAACAAAAGAACTCGTGGTCGTCGTAAATTAAAGAGAACAAATGCCACATCTGTTTTTTCCAAAGCTTCAACCAAAAAGAGAGAATTCAATCAAAAGGAGCCCATTGCCGAGTCAGATACGTCGTCCACATATATTTCACAAGATGTCACTGAATCTGATAGCCCTGATTGTGAACTGGGCTCGATTAAACGTACATCCTTAGAATGCGACTGGTGCGGTAAATTGTACAAGAATCCAGCCTCGTACGAAAAGCACAAAGAGCGTGGTTGCCGCAGGATCGAGCAACGGCCAAGGGTGGATAAGAATACATACTGCGATATCTGTAATAAGACATTATCTTCTGCGGCAGCCTTGAAGCTGCACAAAGACGGAATACACGGCGATATCAAGCCCTTTGTATGTGACCACTGTGGCAAGCAATTAAAGACTAAGACGGCACTCAATGAGCACAAGCTGGTGCACACTGAGGACAGACCCTTCACTTGTAAAGTGTGCAATGCTGGCTTTAAGAATCGCGCGCGTCTTAAAATGCATCACCAAATACACGAAGAACCCAACTATACATGCAACATTTGTGGCAAGAAGCTGCAAACCCGCCGCACTTGGAACATGCACAAATTGGTGCACAGTGAGGAGCGTAAGTTCAAGTGCAATGTATGCGGGGCACACTTCAAACGCTCGAAAACTCTCAAAACTCATCTGCTAAGTCATACAGGGCTGCGCCCTTATGTGTGTACTTATTGTGGGCAAACATTTGCCTGCAATGCCAATTGTCGGGCTCACAAGATGAAGAAACATCCGCTGGAGTTGGCAAAAGAAGATGGAGCCGGCCCAGCGACAAGAGTCAATGTACCCACACTAGACGAGCTGCGCGTCAT GTCTCAGAAAATACCCAAGTTAATCGACGATTCGTTGGATTAA
- the LOC108604817 gene encoding zinc finger protein weckle has translation MEVSGTANSDTADWHQWCRLCAKVDVENKNVYFKDGHQTWTSVLAVAIGKYFWVNIKMEDELSNALCKECCKLVERLIEFSERVNRVQTLYSRLQAAAAQSNKLDYEELRRDCGLLEDNWNHIIADSTTEEKCIEKIEEATMDYFADEMVESVDQDVDTIAEIETPEFLDNDDSRNVVFEEEHEVNADEYIETEPAKAEKTDMVIEQEKTQEEEQAAEDEFSEIIMTDEEVSSECQYKCTSCSKEYKKPMAYKRHMAEVHGLVPTDMPDLECKRCQSRFSTEHQLTAHYRTHLPAKEKADNACSYCSKLFTTAGALKRHILSIHENVKPYICDCCGKAMKTVTALNEHKLVHTDECPYECSVCHRRFKNMARLKIHSDTHTTNNYECSICGLRLNTRRTLTMHQLVHTDEKQYKCDVCGAAFKRGKTLKAHLILHTGIRPYKCNFCGKDFSNGSNCRMHKRKTHPNELAEEESRGVVRSTLLPMITDLIEASKKVKKPAKAGTAVMRTEPTNKGAITVKAVDENVEGEESVLYEIVQECP, from the exons ATGGAAGTAAGCGGGACAGCGAATAGCGACACCGCTGATTGGCACCAATGGTGCCGACTATGTGCTAAAGTCGATGTCgagaataaaaatgtttatttcaaAGATGGTCACCAAACGTGGACGAGCGTGCTAGCTGTGGCAATTGGTAAATACTTTTGGGTGAAT ATAAAAATGGAGGACGAATTAAGCAATGCATTGTGCAAGGAATGCTGCAAACTTGTGGAAAGACTAATTGAATTTTCGGAGCGTGTTAATCGTGTGCAAACGCTGTACAGCAGACtgcaagcagctgccgcaCAAAGTAATAAATTAGACTATGAAGAGTTGCGCAGGGATTGTGGTTTACTCGAAGACAATTGGAATCACATCATAGCCGATAGCACGACTGAGGAGAAGTGTATTGAAAAGATTGAAGAGGCAACCATGGATTATTTTGCTGATGAAATGGTTGAGTCGGTTGACCAGGATGTCGACACAATAGCGGAAATCGAAACTCCTGAATTTCTGGATAACGATGATAGCAGAAATGTGGTATTTGAAGAGGAGCACGAAGTAAATGCCGATGAGTACATTGAAACAGAACCAGCTAAAGCTGAAAAGACTGACATGGTAATTGAGCAAGAGAAAACACAAGAGGAGgagcaagcagcagaagaTGAGTTTAGTGAAATTATTATGACAGACGAAGAAGTCAGTAGTGAATGCCAATATAAATGCACATCATGCAGCAAGGAATACAAAAAGCCAATGGCCTACAAGCGACACATGGCTGAGGTACATGGCTTGGTGCCAACGGATATGCCAGATCTAGAGTGTAAGCGCTGCCAGAGCAGGTTTAGCACAGAGCATCAGCTAACAGCGCATTATCGCACCCACTTGCCGGCGAAGGAAAAGGCGGACAATGCTTGTAGCTACTGCTCAAAGCTGTTTACCACGGCTGGTGCCTTGAAGCGTCACATACTGAGCATACATGAGAATGTCAAACCTTACATATGCGACTGCTGCGGCAAAGCTATGAAGACTGTCACTGCACTCAATGAACACAAACTGGTGCACACCGATGAGTGTCCGTATGAGTGCAGTGTTTGCCATCGACGCTTCAAGAACATGGCCAGACTCAAAATACACTCAGACACGCATACAACCAATAACTATGAGTGCAGCATATGCGGATTAAGGTTAAACACACGTCGCACACTGACGATGCATCAGCTGGTGCACACTGATGAAAAGCAATATAAATGCGATGTTTGTGGCGCGGCCTTCAAGCGCGGCAAGACTTTGAAAGCGCATTTAATTCTACACACTGGTATTAGACCCTACAAGTGTAATTTCTGTGGCAAAGACTTTTCCAATGGCTCCAACTGTCGCATGCACAAGCGCAAGACGCATCCGAATGAGTTGGCAGAGGAGGAGAGCCGTGGTGTTGTGCGCTCAACGCTGCTGCCCATGATTACTGATCTTATTGAAGC cTCTAAGAAGGTTAAGAAGCCCGCTAAGGCAGGCACAGCTGTGATGCGAACAGAGCCAACTAATAAAGGTGCTATAACAGTTAAAGCAGTGGATGAGAATGTAGAAGGAGAAGAATCTGTGCTGTATGAGATTGTGCAGGAGTGTCCGTAG
- the LOC108601508 gene encoding transcription factor Sp2, with product MAQANGFLGNIGNLLGGGAPTTIKLENGQTLQNIQLRSAAAPGGQPQLLQFPQSAPAAPALQQTVAVQIPVQTATGQTIYQTVHVPVQTAAAAAAAATPAQAPQTLSNLTQLPAQLQQAAAAAQMQIIPQFAQIAQIVTPSGQIQQVQLAPLNALNYAQLQPNANIVQIQHPQQQQQQQQQQQQQQQQQQQQLQQQQQQQQQQQQLQQQQLINAINEAQLPANQPITITNAQGQQLTVIPAQQLQQLQQLRANQNAAAAAMQLQSANLQSLPIQNIPGLGQVQIIQANHLPANFQQMLTQLPMHIQTTASNNNAQQQQQTAAMPIVQQMQPKQEPQSPTQLITHIKQEPPDTGTLPISSPQATASPPQQQQQQPQQIKFIMPQSTQLTQLQQQPLQQQTQQQQQQQQAQVQQILSDSLPAVNIPASIQITALPAAPATTTTRVNTNTKSSNSSTATAAGAQLTMSNAGQVVVTSTPARAKLIKQNIQATQPAVSSINVKFNMEESVPEIKPRLKRVACTCPNCTDGEKHSDRKRQHVCHIPGCNKVYGKTSHLRAHLRWHTGERPFVCSWVFCGKRFTRSDELQRHRRTHTGEKRFQCRECNKKFMRSDHLSKHIKTHFKSRSGVDQIELNIKQEKVNTPKTINTLNGIVTIELPAGTALTNGGASTVAATVAGSTVTSAPGGATIMQLPSVDGGEPSTDSFADDDDDELDEDEEITEEELTEEELTEEDDEQDSGDEEKMTISMSETGDNSSN from the exons ATGGCACAAGCAAATGGTTTCCTGGGCAACATAGGTAATTTGCTAGGCGGCGGTGCACCCACAACCATAAAGCTAGAGAATGGGCAAACACTTCAGAATATACAACTAcgttcagcagcagcaccaggtGGACAACCGCAACTGCTACAATTTCCCCAATCTGCGCCGGCAGCGCCAGCATTGCAACAAACTGTGGCCGTACAAATTCCtgtgcaaacagcaacaggccAAACTATCTATCAGACGGTGCATGTGCCTGTCCagacagcagcggcagcagcagcagcagcgacgccagcacAAGCGCCACAAACATTGTCGAATCTAACGCAGTTGCCAGCACAGTtgcaacaagcggcagcagcagcgcagatGCAAATCATACCACAGTTTGCGCAAATTGCACAAATCGTGACACCCAGTGGACAGATACAACAG GTGCAGCTGGCTCCTTTGAATGCGCTCAACTATGCACAATTGCAGCCAAATGCGAATATAGTGCAGATACAGcatccacagcagcagcagcagcagcagcaacaacaacagcagcagcaacaacagcagcagcaacaattacagcaacagcaacaacaacaacagcagcagcaacaattgcagcaacagcagctcattAATGCCATTAATGAGGCTCAACTGCCAGCAAATCAGCCCATCACCATCACCAATGCACAGGGTCAACAGTTAACAGTTATACCAgcacagcaactacaacaattgcagcagctgcgcgcaaatcaaaatgctgctgcagcagcaatgcaactGCAATCCGCCAATCTGCAATCATTGCCCATTCAAAATATTCCCGGCTTGGGTCAAGTGCAGATTATACAAGCGAATCATTTGCCAGCAAACTTTCAACAAATGCTCACGCAGCTGCCCATGCATATACAAacaacagccagcaacaataatgcgcagcagcaacagcagactGCAGCTATGCCAAtagtgcagcaaatgcagcccAAGCAGGAGCCACAAAGTCCCACGCAGCTTATCACACACATCAAACAGGAGCCACCAGATACGGGTACACTGCCAATTTCATCGCCACAAGCAACTGCGTCGcccccacagcagcagcagcagcagcctcaacaGATCAAGTTTATTATGCCACAATCGACACAGCTGacacagttgcaacaacaaccattgcaacaacaaacacaacaacagcagcagcagcagcaagcacaagTGCAGCAGATCTTAAGTGACAGCTTGCCTGCAGTTAATATACCAGCCTCCATACAGATCACAGCCttgccagcagcaccagcaacaaccacaacgcgtgtcaacaccaacaccaagaGCAGCAACTCCAGCAcggcgactgctgctggcgcacAGCTGACCATGAGCAATGCTGGCCAGGTTGTTGTTACTAGCACACCCGCGCGTGCTAAGCTCATCAAGCAAAACATACAAGCTACGCAGCCGGCTGTTTCCAGCATCAATGTCAAGTTCAATATGGAGGAGAGTGTGCCCGAGATAAAGCCGCGGCTTAAGCGCGTCGCCTGCACTTGCCCCAATTGCACTGATGGTGAAAAGCATTCGGATCGAAAGCGCCAGCACGTTTGTCATATACCCGGCTGCAACAAGGTCTATGGCAAGACCTCACATCTGCGTGCCCATTTGCGCTGGCATACGGGCGAGCGTCCATTTGTCTGCTCCTGGGTGTTCTGTGGCAAGCGCTTTACGCGCTCGGATGAACTGCAGCGTCATCGACGCACGCATACGGGCGAGAAGCGTTTCCAGTGCCGtgaatgcaacaaaaagtttatgcGCAGCGATCATCTGTCCAAGCATATTAAAACCCACTTTAAGTCGCGCTCGGGTGTGGATCAAATTGAGCTAAACATTAAGCAAGAGAAAGTGAATACGCCCAAGACCATAAACACTTTAAATGGCATTGTTACTATTGAATTGCCGGCCGGCACTGCGTTAACTAATGGTGGCGCCTCCACTGTAGCGGCCACAGTTGCGGGTTCAACTGTAACGTCGGCGCCAGGCGGCGCTACGATTATGCAGTTGCCAAGTGTTGATGGTGGCGAACCGTCCACTGATAGTTTTgccgatgatgatgatgatgagctggATGAGGATGAGGAGATCACCGAGGAGGAACTTACAGAAGAGGAGTTAACCGAGGAGGACGACGAGCAGGATAGCGGTGATGAAGAAAAAATGACCATTTCTATGAGCGAGACTGGCGATAATTCATCCAACTAG
- the LOC108602974 gene encoding signal peptidase complex subunit 3, with the protein MHTVLTRGNATVAYSLSVLACLTFCCFLSTVFLDYRTDANISTVRVLVKNVPDYGASREKHDLGFVTFDLETNLTSIFNWNVKQLFLYLTAEYQSPTNQLNQVVLWDKIILRGQNAVLDFKNMNTKYYFWDDGNGLKDNRNVSLYLSWNIIPNAGLLPSVQATGRHLFKFPAEYASNI; encoded by the coding sequence atgcatacgGTCTTAACGAGAGGAAACGCTACAGTGGCGTACTCGCTAAGTGTGCTTGCCTGCCTAACATTCTGCTGCTTTCTCTCAACCGTTTTTCTGGACTACCGAACCGATGCAAACATTAGCACCGTTAGGGTGCTGGTCAAGAATGTGCCTGACTATGGAGCATCGCGGGAGAAGCACGATCTCGGCTTTGTTACTTTTGATCTTGAAACGAATCTGACCAGCATATTCAACTGGAATGTGAAGCAGCTGTTCCTATATTTAACCGCTGAATATCAGTCGCCAACGAATCAACTGAACCAAGTTGTGCTCTGGGATAAGATCATACTGCGTGGCCAAAACGCTGTACTGGACTTCAAGAACATGAACACCAAGTACTACTTCTGGGATGATGGCAATGGCCTGAAGGACAACCGCAACGTGTCGCTCTATTTGTCCTGGAACATTATTCCCAATGCCGGCTTACTGCCTTCCGTACAAGCAACGGGCAGACATTTGTTCAAATTCCCAGCGGAGTAcgcttcaaatatttaa
- the LOC108602973 gene encoding LOW QUALITY PROTEIN: mediator of RNA polymerase II transcription subunit 25 (The sequence of the model RefSeq protein was modified relative to this genomic sequence to represent the inferred CDS: substituted 2 bases at 2 genomic stop codons), producing MRNYNKAPSSGGGESATVRRANEQRHMLDQSQLQRHCILICNSPPYQMCVNENWKYKGKSCEQLAALFMERKINLSIIAPRKMPVLFKLYMKADGDQPITTKNYAKNIRHLVLLKGYSLKERAPSPNSMPVAAAVVAVVAVSQQHQMVAPPNAAQNQVQQALGNNPNAQQSAQAQNMPMDTAVPQQQPQQQQQQQQQVMNINAMQQNQPQQQPGPGGQTPQGLMNAQQQQQQLMQQQQQQQQFVPNQMQNANFQQNVVPGQNRWMHPNQAGQRPPFMQPTGNNMPLQANQNPNSALIARMNAPPNQTVSSIQQQQQLAQQQQQQRLQMLNPHQFNPAGQRSRSLLQMNMQMNAGPVGPGAVGGGNGPGGMPIATANAKXTXCTAQQQQQQQQQRMPLGVPGANPNLQQQLQQQQQQRMMRPMMANNNPGLRQLLQHQAASPGNQFRPQMGGQPNQMGAGGPMVGNRNFDDGGYEFMQ from the exons ATGAGAAACTATAACAAGGCGCCcagcagtggcggcggcgaGTCTGCAACAGTTCGTAGGGCGAACGAGCAGCGCCATATGCTAGATCAATCGCAACTGCAGCGACATTGCATACTGATCTGCAACAGTCCGCCGTATCAGATGTGCGTCAATGAGAACTGGAAATATAAGGGCAAATCCTGCGagcagctggcggcgctgTTTATGGAGCGCAAAATAAACTTGTCTATTATAGCGCCACGCAAAATGCCTGTGCTATTTAAGCTCTACATGAAGGCAGATGGTGATCAGCCCATTACGACCAAAAACTATGCCAAGAATATACGTCACTTGGTGCTGTTGAAGGGCTACAGCTTGAAGGAGCGTGCGCCTAGTCCTAATAGCATgcctgttgccgctgctgttgttgctgttgttgctgtgtcgCAGCAACATCAAATGGTGGCACCACCCAATGCAGCACAAAATCAAGTGCAACAGGCGCTAGGCAATAATCCAAATGCACAGCAGTCAGCGCAGGCACAGAACATGCCCATGGATACAGCtgtgccacagcagcagccacaacagcaacaacaacagcagcagcaagtaatGAACATAAACGCGATGCAACAAAatcagccacaacagcaacctGGACCTGGCGGACAAACACCTCAGGGCTTGATGAAtgctcaacaacagcagcaacagcttatgcagcagcagcagcaacaacaacaatttgtgcccaatcaaatgcaaaatgccaaCTTTCAGCAAAATGTTGTGCCTGGCCAGAATCGCTGGATGCATCCCAATCAGGCTGGTCAACGTCCGCCCTTTATGCAACCCACTGGCAACAATATGCCGCTACAAGCAAATCAGAATCCCAACTCGGCGCTTATTGCACGCATGAATGCGCCGCCGAATCAAACTGTCAGCTccatacagcagcagcagcaactggcacaacagcagcaacaacaaagactaCAAATGTTGAATCCACATCAATTTAATCCAGCTGGGCAACGCTCGCG ATCATTGCTCCAAatgaatatgcaaatgaaCGCTGGTCCGGTTGGACCAGGTGCCGTAGGCGGCGGCAACGGACCCGGCGGAATGCCTATCGCAAccgcaaatgcaaaatgaacaTGATGCacagcacaacagcagcagcagcagcaacaacagcgcatgCCTTTGGGCGTGCCGGGCGCCAATCCtaatttacagcagcagctacagcaacagcaacagcagcgcatgaTGCGTCCCATGATGGCCAATAATAATCCTGGACtgcgacagctgctgcagcatcagGCCGCCTCGCCGGGCAATCAGTTTCGCCCGCAAATGGGCGGGCAACCCAATCAAATGGGCGCCGGTGGTCCCATGGTTGGCAATCGCAACTTTGACGATGGCGGCTATGAATTTATGCAGTAA